In Nocardia sp. NBC_00403, one DNA window encodes the following:
- a CDS encoding glycoside hydrolase family 15 protein: MDDETERTPRLTAFPRIDDYGFISDCEVTALIAPSGAIEWMCLPRMDSPSVFAAILDRSAGSFRFAPADFMVPTDRRYVPGTMVMETSWRSGEGWATVRDVLLVGPWRHQTPGHSAHRRTPTDYDAEHILLRTVHCETGQIQFVLDCQPSFDYGRHRAHWEYLDSYHLAQASADGIDLQLTLSTDMRLGLEGTHALARTLLKADDTRFCALSWGSRDAPRAVDDADERLLRTIHHWRHWLAGGRFPDHPWTAQLTRSALTLKGLTFAPTGAISAAATTSLPETPGGQRNWDYRYSWIRDSAFALWGLYTLGFSWEANEFFSYIISLTEDVRDMQIVYGIGGETDLTERTLTHLRGYENAGPVRIGNGAYQQRQHDVWGAALDAVYLYARNQDQIDARAWPLLGRAVKSALTYWREPDHGIWEVRGEPQHFTSSKVMCWVAADRGARLARIHQDFERAHRWQQAADEIHADICTHAVDSRQVFTQYYGSTALDASTLLIPLVRFLPPDDDRVRNTVLAIADELTEDGLVLRYRVSETDDGCAGEEGAFTICSFWLVSALSEIGEKKRAKQLCEKLLAYASPLGLYAEEIDPRTGRHWGNYPQAFTHLALINAVMHVIQDEQAVLRQALGGESIAPRLDVASSTPGYMHR; the protein is encoded by the coding sequence ATGGACGACGAGACTGAACGCACGCCGCGACTCACCGCGTTCCCGCGCATCGACGACTACGGTTTCATCTCCGATTGCGAGGTCACCGCACTTATCGCCCCCAGCGGAGCCATCGAGTGGATGTGCCTACCCCGCATGGACTCCCCCAGTGTCTTCGCAGCCATACTCGATCGTTCCGCCGGTTCGTTCCGGTTCGCCCCTGCCGACTTCATGGTGCCCACCGATCGCCGCTACGTCCCCGGCACGATGGTCATGGAGACGAGTTGGCGCAGTGGCGAAGGGTGGGCGACAGTTCGTGATGTGCTGCTGGTCGGGCCCTGGCGACACCAGACACCCGGCCATAGCGCCCATCGCCGAACGCCCACCGACTACGACGCCGAGCACATTCTGCTGCGGACGGTGCACTGTGAGACCGGGCAGATTCAGTTTGTGCTCGACTGCCAACCATCTTTCGACTACGGCAGGCATCGCGCTCATTGGGAGTACCTCGACAGTTACCACCTCGCGCAGGCCAGCGCTGACGGGATCGATCTGCAGCTGACACTGAGCACCGACATGCGCTTGGGGCTGGAAGGTACGCACGCGCTTGCCCGCACCCTGCTGAAGGCGGACGACACACGCTTCTGTGCGCTCTCCTGGGGTAGTCGCGACGCCCCCCGCGCCGTTGACGACGCCGATGAACGGCTGCTACGGACAATCCACCATTGGCGGCACTGGCTGGCCGGCGGGCGGTTTCCGGATCATCCGTGGACTGCCCAGCTCACCCGCAGCGCGCTGACCCTCAAGGGTCTGACCTTCGCCCCCACCGGTGCCATCAGTGCTGCGGCCACCACGTCATTACCCGAAACCCCAGGTGGACAACGCAATTGGGACTACCGCTACTCGTGGATACGCGACTCCGCCTTCGCGCTGTGGGGCCTGTACACACTGGGCTTCAGCTGGGAGGCGAACGAATTCTTCTCGTACATCATCAGCTTGACCGAAGATGTCCGCGACATGCAGATCGTCTACGGCATCGGCGGCGAAACCGACCTCACCGAGCGGACCCTCACCCACCTGCGCGGCTACGAAAATGCCGGCCCCGTGCGCATCGGCAACGGCGCGTACCAGCAACGCCAGCACGATGTGTGGGGCGCTGCACTGGACGCGGTCTATCTCTACGCACGCAACCAAGACCAAATCGACGCCCGAGCGTGGCCGCTGCTGGGCCGGGCGGTCAAGAGCGCCCTCACCTACTGGCGCGAACCGGACCATGGCATTTGGGAAGTACGCGGGGAGCCCCAACACTTCACCTCCAGCAAGGTCATGTGTTGGGTTGCCGCCGATCGCGGCGCCCGGCTGGCCCGCATCCACCAGGACTTCGAACGCGCACATCGCTGGCAACAGGCCGCAGACGAAATCCACGCCGACATATGCACCCATGCGGTCGACTCCCGGCAGGTGTTCACCCAGTACTACGGCAGCACGGCACTGGATGCTTCGACCTTGCTCATCCCGCTGGTTCGTTTCCTGCCACCCGACGACGACCGGGTACGCAACACGGTGTTGGCCATCGCCGACGAACTGACCGAGGACGGCCTCGTATTGCGGTACCGCGTCAGTGAAACCGACGATGGATGTGCGGGGGAAGAAGGCGCTTTCACGATCTGCTCGTTCTGGCTTGTCTCGGCACTGTCGGAGATCGGCGAAAAGAAGCGAGCCAAACAGCTGTGCGAGAAACTGCTTGCCTACGCCAGCCCTCTTGGCCTCTACGCGGAGGAGATCGACCCACGAACCGGCCGGCACTGGGGCAACTACCCCCAGGCGTTCACCCACCTCGCGCTGATCAACGCCGTAATGCACGTCATCCAGGACGAACAAGCCGTACTGCGGCAGGCACTGGGCGGGGAATCGATCGCCCCACGACTGGACGTTGCATCATCTACACCGGGATACATGCACCGCTAA